One segment of Rhipicephalus sanguineus isolate Rsan-2018 chromosome 6, BIME_Rsan_1.4, whole genome shotgun sequence DNA contains the following:
- the LOC119397178 gene encoding uncharacterized protein K02A2.6-like has translation MDELSVCDGILLKGPRNVIPSSLRPVVLTLLHEGHQGINRTKTLARELVWWPGISADIASLVSNCEQCASTRVNLAEPLVSTALPGRPWEFLGMDLFYLNGQTSLLVVDDYSRLTEVVTLRSTTARAVIDALKSIFARHGIPQDVRSDNGPSFSSQEFAAFAASYGFNHATSSPHYAQSNGEAERMVRTVKDLFRKSKDPHLPLLSYRDTPGVDGFSPAQLLMGRQLRYRVLPATSQLAA, from the coding sequence ATGGACGAGCTCTCTGTCTGCGACGGtatcctgctgaaaggcccccGGAATGTCATCCCGTCGTCTCTTCGGCCGGTGGTCTTGACGCTGTTGCACGAAGGCCATCAGGGCATCAACAGGACCAAAACCCTAGCTCGGGAGTTGGTTTGGTGGCCGGGTATCTCAGCAGACATCGCCTCTCTCGTCAGCAACTGCGAACAGTGCGCTTCCACCCGTGTGAACCTTGCAGAGCCTCTAGTCTCCACAGCGCTACCTGGACGTCCCTGGGaatttctcggaatggacttgttCTATCTCAATGGCCAGACGTCCCTCCTAGTGGTGGACGACTACTCGAGGTTAACCGAGGTGGTGACCCTGAGAAGCACTACAGCTCGGGCAGTCATCGATGCTCTCAAAAGCATCTTCGCACGCCACGGAATCCCACAAGACGTCAGGTCGGACAACGGCCCATCGTTCTCGTCGCAAGAGTTTGCGGCATTTGCAGCGTCTTACGGCTTCAACCATGCAACTAGTAGCCCACACTACGCCCAGTCAAacggagaggcagagaggatggtACGGACAGTCAAGGACCTGTTCCGCAAGTCCAAAGATCCTCACCTCCCTCTGCTCAGTTATCGGGACACTCCGGGAGTCGATGGCTTCAGTCCAGCCCAGCTGTTGATGGGACGTCAGCTGAGATACAGAGTCCTCCCAGCTACGTCCCAACTGGCCGCCTAG
- the LOC119395683 gene encoding uncharacterized protein LOC119395683 isoform X1, which translates to MSVWCAILSFFFAWRASACATRVCALELQPQLECTCKGSQDRSERSTSIIFGRGYHCNFGTRPSEANCLHAPTPQLRRIAPLSAHKPSGIGVYQPQAYLAVDVTATLTLHEATYIGQINRTKRRGKGKGSGIGPRVLSLIKAL; encoded by the exons ATGTCGGTTtggtgcgccattttgtcttttttttttgcgtggcgtGCGAGTGCCTGTGCAACGCGCGTGTGTGCTTTGGAGCTGCAGCCTCAACTCGAGTGCACGTGTAAAG GTTCACAGGACAGGTCTGAAAGGTCAACGTCAATCATATTTGGCCGTGGATATCACTGCAACTTTGGCACTCGACCAAGCGAG GCCAACTGCCTACATGCACCCACGCCACAGCTGCGACGTATTGCCCCACTGTCAGCGCATAAGCCTTCTGGCATAGGTGTATATCAACCTCAAGCATACTTGGCTGTGGATGTCACTGCAACTTTAACACTCCATGAAGCGAC GTACATTGGACAGATCAACCGGACCAAAAGGCGGGGTAAAGGAAAAGGCAGCGGAATAGGACCAAGGGTGCTCAGCCTTATCAAAGCGCTTTGA
- the LOC119395683 gene encoding uncharacterized protein LOC119395683 isoform X2, protein MSVWCAILSFFFAWRASACATRVCALELQPQLECTCKGSQDRSERSTSIIFGRGYHCNFGTRPSEANCLHAPTPQLRRIAPLSAHKPSGIGVYQPQAYLAVDVTATLTLHEATPTHPMHPSHSCNILPRQRSQLIGAYF, encoded by the exons ATGTCGGTTtggtgcgccattttgtcttttttttttgcgtggcgtGCGAGTGCCTGTGCAACGCGCGTGTGTGCTTTGGAGCTGCAGCCTCAACTCGAGTGCACGTGTAAAG GTTCACAGGACAGGTCTGAAAGGTCAACGTCAATCATATTTGGCCGTGGATATCACTGCAACTTTGGCACTCGACCAAGCGAG GCCAACTGCCTACATGCACCCACGCCACAGCTGCGACGTATTGCCCCACTGTCAGCGCATAAGCCTTCTGGCATAGGTGTATATCAACCTCAAGCATACTTGGCTGTGGATGTCACTGCAACTTTAACACTCCATGAAGCGAC GCCTACTCACCCCATGCACCCAAGCCACAGCTGCAACATATTGCCTCGTCAGCGAAGTCAGCTCATAGGCGCATACTTCTAA